One segment of Nitrospira sp. DNA contains the following:
- a CDS encoding DUF2779 domain-containing protein, whose translation MLISPDRLTSSKTVSYRLSKSKFLSGLQCHKRLFLEIYHPSLATAPDETTQAILDMGTTIGELARKRYPGGVLVEADRKHAEEALAHTKALLTDPNVPAIFEAAFMFENVFIRVDILERLSTAECGDSIWRLIEVKSSSRVKNVHLDDLAIQTYVIQGAGTILANSCLMHINTQYVYPGGELDLQQFFGIQDCTEPVRARLPDVPSKLIELKAMLADPSAPAIEPDGHCFTPYECQFWDHCTKGKPDRWIYHLPGGDKTFRQLTRLGIRTIDEIPEGFNLTIWQKRVRDNVEWISPKLSIMLKTVRYPVHHLDFETFMPAIPQYPQTRPYQVLPTQWSNHVEYDDGKLEHDQYLCLDAKDPREELALRLVESLGREGHICVYSDYERSVIGKLAETLPSLRQELQRLLSRLWDLYGIVRDHYYHPAFKGSYSIKSVLPALSHLSYGELDIQDGEIAARAYYRMVFEETDWVEKARIREALLKYCERDTLAMVELRKALREKAGG comes from the coding sequence ATGCTCATCTCGCCGGATCGTCTGACCTCATCCAAAACCGTTTCGTACCGCCTGTCAAAATCGAAATTCCTCTCCGGTCTTCAGTGCCATAAGCGGCTCTTTCTTGAGATTTATCATCCGTCCCTTGCCACCGCGCCGGACGAAACCACGCAGGCCATCCTCGACATGGGCACCACGATCGGGGAACTGGCACGCAAGCGCTATCCCGGCGGTGTCCTGGTCGAGGCCGACCGCAAGCATGCGGAGGAGGCGCTGGCCCATACCAAGGCGCTGCTCACCGATCCAAACGTGCCCGCGATTTTCGAAGCCGCCTTCATGTTCGAGAACGTGTTCATCCGCGTCGACATTCTCGAACGGCTCTCCACGGCGGAATGCGGTGACTCCATCTGGCGGCTGATCGAGGTGAAATCCTCCTCGCGCGTCAAGAATGTGCACCTTGACGATTTGGCCATTCAGACCTACGTCATCCAGGGAGCGGGAACAATTCTGGCAAACTCCTGTCTCATGCATATCAACACGCAGTATGTTTATCCGGGCGGCGAGCTAGACTTGCAGCAATTCTTCGGCATTCAGGATTGTACCGAGCCGGTGCGTGCGCGATTGCCCGACGTGCCGAGCAAACTCATCGAACTGAAGGCCATGCTGGCCGATCCATCGGCACCGGCGATTGAGCCGGACGGCCATTGCTTTACTCCCTACGAATGCCAGTTCTGGGACCATTGTACGAAGGGCAAGCCCGATCGATGGATTTACCATCTGCCGGGCGGGGACAAGACGTTCCGACAGCTCACGCGGCTAGGTATCCGCACTATTGATGAGATCCCCGAGGGGTTCAATCTCACGATCTGGCAGAAGCGGGTCAGAGACAATGTCGAGTGGATTAGCCCGAAACTGTCGATCATGCTCAAGACAGTCCGCTATCCCGTCCACCATTTGGATTTTGAAACTTTCATGCCGGCCATCCCCCAGTATCCGCAGACGCGGCCCTATCAGGTGTTGCCGACGCAGTGGTCCAACCATGTCGAATACGACGACGGCAAACTGGAGCATGACCAGTATCTGTGTCTTGACGCGAAAGATCCGCGCGAGGAACTGGCGCTCCGGCTGGTTGAATCGCTGGGGCGGGAAGGCCACATCTGTGTTTATTCAGACTATGAACGTTCGGTGATCGGAAAGCTGGCGGAGACACTGCCGTCCTTGCGGCAGGAGCTACAGCGCCTGTTGAGCCGACTGTGGGATCTGTACGGTATTGTCCGCGACCATTATTATCACCCGGCGTTCAAGGGCTCCTACTCAATCAAATCGGTCCTGCCGGCTCTATCGCATTTGAGCTACGGCGAGTTGGACATCCAGGATGGCGAAATCGCAGCCCGCGCCTACTATCGTATGGTGTTTGAGGAGACTGATTGGGTCGAGAAGGCGAGAATTCGAGAAGCGCTGCTCAAGTACTGCGAGCGGGATACGCTGGCGATGGTGGAGCTGCGGAAGGCGTTGAGGGAAAAGGCTGGCGGGTAG
- a CDS encoding nucleoside deaminase, with amino-acid sequence MNRASNYMGLALEQARKAAALGEVPIGAVLVRDDEILAQAHNLREIWQDPTAHAELVAIRKAAAQSGSWRLPDTTLYVTLEPCTMCIGAMILARIPRLVFGALDPKAGACGSVLNVPAERRLNHHVEVIGGVLEQESQELLRTFFKNLRQEAEERIG; translated from the coding sequence ATGAATCGCGCTAGCAACTACATGGGGCTCGCGCTGGAGCAAGCCCGTAAAGCAGCCGCGCTAGGCGAAGTACCGATTGGCGCCGTACTGGTTCGGGACGACGAGATCCTGGCGCAGGCTCATAATCTTCGAGAAATCTGGCAGGACCCAACGGCGCACGCCGAACTAGTGGCTATCCGGAAAGCCGCGGCGCAATCTGGGTCGTGGCGGCTGCCGGACACGACGCTGTACGTGACGCTCGAACCCTGCACCATGTGTATTGGGGCAATGATTCTGGCGCGGATTCCCCGGCTGGTGTTTGGCGCGCTCGACCCAAAAGCCGGCGCCTGCGGATCAGTCTTGAACGTGCCGGCTGAGCGACGGCTGAATCATCACGTTGAAGTGATCGGTGGAGTCTTGGAGCAGGAGAGCCAAGAATTACTGCGGACGTTCTTCAAAAATCTTCGCCAAGAAGCGGAAGAGCGGATCGGATAA